A region of Deltaproteobacteria bacterium DNA encodes the following proteins:
- a CDS encoding class I SAM-dependent methyltransferase gives MRPLYAQAIELVSASESAVLTAVDMGCGAGIETSDLLRRGWNVIAVDQELSSISTVIELAQRQSNQNLRTICSSFEDLQSIPSAEFVYAYHSLPFCKADHLDSLWSLINQAVKPNGFFAGSFFGLNDEWVKSGKTSGVSKEKLESYLASFDILHFEEFDKVGNTALSGPKQWHFMDVIARKKFDENFCVSVTA, from the coding sequence GTGAGGCCACTTTATGCGCAGGCGATTGAGCTTGTGTCTGCCTCTGAATCAGCGGTGCTAACTGCGGTCGATATGGGCTGTGGTGCAGGTATTGAGACATCTGATTTATTGCGCCGAGGTTGGAACGTAATTGCGGTAGATCAGGAACTATCATCGATTTCCACCGTTATAGAACTGGCTCAAAGGCAGTCGAATCAAAATTTGAGAACGATTTGCAGCAGCTTTGAAGATTTACAATCGATACCATCCGCAGAATTTGTTTACGCCTACCACTCCCTGCCATTTTGCAAAGCTGATCACCTTGATTCTCTTTGGAGCTTGATCAATCAAGCAGTGAAACCAAACGGATTTTTTGCCGGTAGTTTTTTTGGCCTGAATGATGAGTGGGTTAAGTCCGGTAAAACCTCCGGTGTTAGTAAAGAGAAGTTAGAATCGTATCTCGCAAGCTTTGATATTCTACATTTTGAAGAATTCGATAAGGTCGGAAATACAGCCTTGAGCGGTCCGAAGCAATGGCACTTCATGGATGTTATTGCTCGAAAAAAGTTTGACGAAAACTTCTGCGTCTCGGTTACGGCGTGA
- a CDS encoding HNH endonuclease — MLALSNDNLITAVRSLVKEERRITREILDHINEVARRRLYADLGFSSIFDWLVKDLGYSESAAYRRMQAARVLQAVPEAAEKLESGALGLTVLSKVQTLIRADEKRTGERMSIQEKSEILTKVESCSGREAEHRLAHHFPEVAAQFTDGLISKEKVRVINEDQVSVQVTFTREQFEKLKRIQELLSHTHLGASNAELLNVAMDVFLEKKDPLRKIVKPRVAPCDTAAEAEMPYAKTANSLKPSTRNAVLKKSGGQCEYRETKTGHRCASRHFLEIDHIQPRALGGTNVPDNLRVLCRTHNLLVAERVFGREKIEAFRRRM, encoded by the coding sequence ATGCTTGCACTTTCAAACGACAATTTGATCACGGCCGTCCGCTCGCTTGTGAAAGAAGAACGGCGCATCACTCGAGAGATTTTAGATCATATCAATGAAGTCGCCCGACGCAGACTTTACGCTGATCTAGGTTTCTCCTCGATCTTTGATTGGTTGGTGAAGGACTTAGGCTATAGCGAATCGGCCGCCTATCGCAGGATGCAAGCCGCGAGAGTTTTGCAGGCGGTTCCGGAAGCAGCCGAAAAACTAGAATCGGGAGCGCTCGGTCTCACCGTGCTTTCAAAAGTGCAAACTTTGATTCGCGCTGACGAGAAACGCACTGGCGAAAGAATGTCCATCCAAGAAAAATCCGAAATTCTGACAAAAGTAGAATCATGTTCAGGCCGCGAAGCCGAACATCGATTGGCTCACCACTTTCCCGAGGTGGCCGCGCAATTTACAGACGGACTAATATCTAAAGAAAAAGTTCGCGTGATCAACGAGGATCAAGTCAGCGTCCAAGTGACTTTCACACGAGAGCAATTCGAAAAGCTAAAACGAATTCAAGAGCTGCTTTCGCATACGCACCTCGGCGCATCAAACGCTGAATTATTAAATGTCGCGATGGATGTTTTTCTTGAGAAAAAAGATCCGCTCAGAAAAATCGTCAAGCCGCGTGTAGCGCCATGCGACACCGCTGCGGAAGCGGAAATGCCTTACGCAAAAACCGCAAACTCACTAAAGCCGTCGACCCGAAACGCCGTACTGAAGAAATCAGGTGGTCAGTGCGAATACCGTGAAACAAAGACGGGTCATCGATGTGCGAGCCGCCATTTTCTAGAGATCGATCACATTCAGCCTCGAGCGCTCGGTGGAACAAATGTGCCTGATAACCTCAGAGTCCTTTGTCGCACGCACAATCTTTTGGTCGCTGAACGGGTATTTGGTCGGGAAAAGATCGAGGCGTTTCGGCGCCGGATGTAA